Within Anaerolineales bacterium, the genomic segment TCCCATCGCCAACCGGAGGAGCAGCCACGGCCCCGACCAAGGCCAGGATCTGCTCTTCGACCTCCAGCGCCAGGTCTGGGTTCTCCTTGAGGAACTGGCGGGCGTTCTCCCGTCCCTGCCCGATGCGCT encodes:
- a CDS encoding DNA recombination/repair protein RecA, coding for LYNEGISKEGDVLDLGVGLGVVEKRGSFYTYSEQRIGQGRENARQFLKENPDLALEVEEQILALVGAVAAPPVGDGNGDEEPDAV